One Fusarium poae strain DAOMC 252244 chromosome 4, whole genome shotgun sequence DNA window includes the following coding sequences:
- a CDS encoding hypothetical protein (BUSCO:30124at5125), with the protein MAPSLLLLPSPPQPSLPSTLSAAYSAPLTSVLQKLKLASSPQTLVVGLALPILNGPSGNSKQIAWSTAQSLLASLYTLTSVICAKEDIPVDVGAGSGSVDVRVVLIDHEKGRRYEPNFEGQYEANCTAVLDLAAFATKVRSWDMVYHPSCEEGYELLSAFLQLAERKQTFTQNQLVAVEGGISLTTEQKLDTGELQKGFNTVCLGGTFDHLHPGHKLLLHTSAILLNIPPKDSDKTCTLVVGISSDELLAKKKYAEELQPWTERTQAVLSFLSTLLEYDTTATSLATQSTTDETIATLRDGRIKVRCIVLRDPFGPPIHEEDADAIVVSAETRGGGKAINDRRTEKGWKPLEVFEIDVLDAEEVDGEAVSKTDDFATKISSTAIRQKRAEAKRLS; encoded by the coding sequence ATGGCGCCCTCACTTCTTCTACTGCCTTCACCTCCGCAACCTTCATTACCATCCACTCTCTCCGCTGCCTACAGCGCCCCTCTAACATCTGTCCTACAAAAGCTCAAGTTGGCATCTTCTCCTCAAACTCTTGTCGTTGGACTTGCTCTCCCTATTCTTAACGGACCATCAGGCAACTCAAAGCAAATCGCATGGTCAACCGCTCAATCTCTCCTCGCCAGTCTTTACACTCTCACATCAGTTATATGTGCAAAGGAAGACATTCCTGTTGATGTTGGCGCTGGAAGTGGAAGTGTGGATGTAAGAGTTGTTCTCATCGACCACGAGAAGGGACGACGCTATGAACCCAACTTCGAGGGCCAGTATGAGGCGAATTGCACGGCTGTGTTAGACTTGGCTGCGTTTGCGACCAAAGTTAGATCATGGGACATGGTCTATCATCCCAGCTGTGAAGAGGGATATGAGTTGCTATCCGCGTTTCTTCAACTTGCGGAGAGAAAGCAGACATTCACACAAAACCAGCTCGTTGCTGTCGAGGGCGGGATCAGCTTGACAACAGAGCAAAAGCTTGATACTGGAGAGCTACAAAAAGGCTTCAACACTGTCTGTCTAGGAGGCACCTTTGACCATCTTCATCCCGGCCACAAACTTCTACTTCACACGAGCGCTATTCTTCTCAACATTCCTCCAAAGGATTCTGACAAGACGTGCACACTTGTTGTGGGTATATCAAGCGACGAGCTTCTTGCCAAAAAGAAATACGCAGAAGAGCTTCAGCCGTGGACAGAGCGCACTCAGGCTGTTCTATCGTTTCTATCGACGCTACTCGAGTATGACACAACAGCTACATCGCTTGCGACACAGTCTACAACTGATGAGACTATTGCCACTCTTCGTGATGGAAGAATCAAGGTGCGATGTATAGTACTTCGCGATCCCTTTGGCCCACCCATTCACGAGGAAGATGCCGATGCAATTGTTGTCTCTGCCGAGACTCGCGGCGGCGGCAAGGCTATCAATGATCGCAGAACAGAAAAGGGCTGGAAGCCGCTTGAGGTGTTTGAGATCGACGTACTCGATGCTGAGGAAGTTGATGGGGAGGCGGTCAGTAAGACGGACGATTTCGCAACCAAGATCAGCAGTACGGCAATCAGACAGAAGCGAGCCGAGGCAAAGAGACTATCGTAA
- the RPS1 gene encoding ribosomal 40S subunit protein S1B (BUSCO:43395at5125), whose amino-acid sequence MAVGKNKRLSKGKKGLKKKTVDPFSRKDWYSIKAPNPFNVRDVGKTLVNRTTGLKNANDALKGRILEVSLADLQKDEDHSFRKVRLRVDEVQGKNCLTAFHGLDFTSDKLRSLVRKWQTLIEANVTVKTTDDYLIRLFAIGFTKRRGNQVKKTTYAASSQIRAIRRKMTDIIQREASSCTLTQLTSKLIPEVIGREIEKSTQGIYPLQNVHIRKVKLLKAPKFDLGALMALHGESGTDDQGQKVEREFKERVLEEV is encoded by the exons ATGGCGGTTGGAAA GAACAAGAGACTCtccaagggcaagaagggcctcaagaagaagacggtCGACCCCTTCTCCCGAAAGGACTGGTACTCGATCAAG GCTCCTAACCCTTTCAACGTTCGAGA TGTCGGCAAGACCCTCGTGAACCGAACCACCGGTCTCAAGAACGCCAACGACGCTCTCAAGGGCCGTATCCTCGAGGTCTCTCTGGCCGATCTCCAGAAGGATGAGGACCACTCCTTCCGCAAGGTCCGCCTCCGTGTCGACGAGGTCCAGGGCAAGAACTGCTTGACTGCTTTCCACGGTCTCGACTTCACCTCCGACAAGCTCCGATCTCTCGTCCGCAAGTGGCAAACTCTGATTGAGGCCAACGTCACTGTCAAGACTACCGACGACTACCTCATCCGCCTCTTTGCCATTGGTTTCACCAAGCGACGAGGAAACCAGGTCAAGAAGACCACATACGCCGCCTCTTCTCAGATCCGAGCCATCCGACGCAAGATGACCGACATCATTCAGCGTGAGGCTTCAAGCTGCACTCTCACCCAGCTTACCTCCAAGCTCATTCCCGAGGTCATTGGCCGCGAGATTGAGAAGTCCACCCagggcatctaccctctcCAGAAC GTCCACATCCGAAAGgtcaagcttctcaaggCCCCCAAGTTCGACCTTGGTGCCTTGATGGCTCTGCACGGCGAGTCAGGTACCGACGACCAAGGCCAGAAGGTTGAGCGGGAGTTCAAGGAGCGTGTCCTTGAGGAGGTTTAA